A region of the Perognathus longimembris pacificus isolate PPM17 chromosome 7, ASM2315922v1, whole genome shotgun sequence genome:
CAACCTTCACTGATTTATCCCTCTAAACTATTAGCACTGATAAGCTGCCCTGTCAGTTCAACACTTAGTTACATTGCAAGCTATTATTCGCTATTGGCTTCATTTGTGTTGTTAGTCACATAGACTCCTTTGCAGCACCAAGAACACTTCTGAATTGGCAGTGCTCAATATTTGAATATTAGAGTGCTTATTAGATGAATGCTAAGCCAATTGGATGAGTGGATAAGGAGGCCCAGTGTGAAATGGCGGtggaagctatttttttttacttcaaaggGCATGAAGCATTccattttttcaaaaaatattgaaCACCTGCTGTTTGCTAAGAATTTCCAGGCACTGGACGCTCAAAGTACCCACATACTCCTTTTCAATGCAATACTTGAGTGAGATTCTGAAGATTCATTCTTCCTTCATCTAGCAAATACTTGCCAATCACTATTAAACTTGCCAGATAGTACCTTAGAAATTAAGATATATCATTGAACAGGagtgggagaaggggaaggataaCCTCTTTGAGCTTTCACTCTCGATTGGAAGAAAGGTTGTAAACATAGAAGAGAGTTCTGAGCCAGAAGCTGGCAACTATTGActgtaccctagctactcagtaggctgagatcaggattgagtttgaaagccagcctaggcagaaaagtctccaacattccctctccaattaaccagcaaaaaatcatgtactgaaggtgtggctcaagtggtaaaacgtCAATCATAAGAGAAAAGTTCAGAAATAGCTAGAGGCTCAGTGTTTAAGCCCAACTCCACCTCCCACACACATGTAGTatgctaaaagatttgagagaactATAGGGAAAAAAGTAGGGCAGGGCTATCAAGAACACTGGAAGAGGCAATTTGAATATAAATAGACACCATTCATTAAGCAATTTTAATTAGGCAGTGACCTCTGAGTGAAACCACAGTCACCATGTCTGACCAGGAGGCAAAACCTTCAACCGAGGACTTGGGGGataagaaggagggagaatacATTAAACTCAAAGTCATTGGACAGGATAGCAGTGAGATTCACTTCAAAGTGAAAATGACAACACATCTCAAGAAACTCAAAGAATCATACTGTCAAAGACAGGGAGTTCCAATGAATTCACTCAGGATTCTCTTTGAAGGTCAGAGAATTGCTGTTAATCATACTCCAAAAGAACtggaaatggaggaagaagatgTGATTGAAGTTTATCAGGAACAAACGGGGTCATTCAACAGTttagatattctttttattttctttttcttttgcctcaatccttttttatttttgtttctttttttttttttttgccagtcctgggccttgaactcagggcctgagcactgtccctgtcttcattttgctcaaggctagcactctgccacttgagctacagcaccatttctgaccgttttctgtatatgtggtactggggaatcgaacccagggcttcatatataagaggcaagcactcttgccactaggccatattcccagccctccttttttatttttaaaaatagttcttttGTAATGTGGTGTTCAAAATGGAACTGAATACTGGCACTCCATCTCTTTAAAACATCTGTTAATTTGAATTCTAGTGCTCATTATTCattatcatttgttttcattgtgcTGAGTTTTGGTGATCAAACCTCAGCCCCCTTCACATTGccctctcatttaaaaaaatgacgtATGTGCACAGAGAAGCCACTTTTCAGGACTGCAATTTTAGGTAAGATCGGCCAATGTGAGTGTTCACAAAGACTTTCCAATTGGCCCTGAAGTTCTAGCATGTGATTGCCTCACTCCTGGACTATGACTTTCAGTGGTAGATGGAAGTTTTTCATAGAACTGAACTGTAGGAAAATGACCTTTCCTTAACTTGAAGCTACTTTTTAAAGTCTGAGGGTTTGGGCCAAAAGAAGAGGAATATATCAGGATTGGAATCAAGCTGGCAGACGTGGTAAGAGTGATGCTTAACTCCAAAGATGgcttcaagattaaaaaaaaaaaaatcttgtcggAAGAACCCAGAAAAGTTCTAATTTTCATTAGAAGTTAATAAAGTTGTTGGTGAAGAAGTGTATACAACAGAACACTGCtccttttgattttatttgtactttttggtCTGGGACATGGGTTTTAAATAGACACTGTCTATACCAgcctcattaaaataaacaatatttgtaaaaaaaaaaagaaattttaattaaatatttggaAAAGGTGAAGGGATGAGCCTTTCAGTTGTGGCAAAAAGGGTCCTGAAGTTATTGGAAACTGAGAAAGCCAGGAAAGTTGGAAGGTAAGAACAGAGTAGGGTCTTTGCCATTGAAAGGATTTTGATTATAACAGAACTTCTACAGGGTTTTGAACAGAGAAAACTCACTTTTGCTCTACTAAGAGTATATAAGAAGACAATGGAAGCCATAGGCTCTATTGTCCAGCTGCAGGATGATGGCTTAGATCAGAATGGTAGTAAtgagcaggaaaaataaaatacatgcttTATGCTGCAAGAATTCAGTcctaaggctggggatatggcctagtggcaagagtgcttgccttgtatacatgaagccctaggttcgattccccagcaccacatatatagaaaaggcccagaagtggtgctgtggctctagtggcagagtgctagccttgagcaaaaggaagccagagtcagtgctcaggccctgagttcaaggcccaggactggccaaaaaataataatgataattcaGTCCTAGTGGGAAGCAAGTAGGTTAAAAAGTACAATACACTGTGATAAGGAAAATAGTATCCCAAAGAGAAGTCTACCATGTCAGCTTTCCTGAAAAAAGATAGCTCCCACAGTTCCAAATTGCCGAGGAAATTAGAAGTTCCTGATTCTTACTGGATGCTGTTGgctccatgcttgtaatcctagctagtcaaaagGCAGAGATCTAGAAGatattggttcaaggccagctttttCCATATACCATCTCAACCAATACCTAAGCATGATGTCACACACCTGTCATagtagatactcagaaggctgaaattaggaTCGTAAtttcaggccagtctgggcagagagGGCAGTTCAAAAGACCCAATCTCATCAGAAAAATGTGGATATGGTGGCAATGTGCCTATTGCACCAGCTTCAGCAAAAGCACAAACAGGAGTATCATGGTCTGGGCCAGCCTAACCAGAAACTGAGcccaatctcaaaaataaccagaattgGTGGCTggtacctataaccctagctacttaggaggttgagatccagaggattgctcttcaaaaccagcacagcagaaaagtccaaaatactccatctctaaaataactcaGAAAGtagggatggaaggaaaaaatcaggactcaagtggcagagtgccaagctgagcaagaaagccaagtgagcacgagaccctgagttcaaaccctggtactaccaaaaggaagagaaggtcagagggagaaagagagaggggggaaggagagagggagggagggagggagggagggaggaaggaaggaaggaagaaaaggaaggaaggaaggaaggaaggaaggaaggaaggaaggaaggaaggaaggaaggagtgagcaAGCAAAGGGGctggagtagtggctcaagttgtagaacattaGACAGCAAGTAGaaaatcatgagttcaaaccccagtaacatcAAAAATTAAAggctaaaaatacattttaaaaaatttattatatataagtCTTGGTTGTTTGTTACTCCACTAGGTAGATTCTTGATAGCATAATCAACACTGGCCTCTCAGCCTTTCAGATCTTACAGCCCACCTTCCTCTCAGAGGGGCTGAACACAGAGGGTGCTAAAGAAATACCCTGAGCCATGTATTTAAGGAGATGGGCACAGCTAATATTACTCCACACATgtcagaagaagaaactgaggccaaTAGTCACGAAGCTTTACCCTGAAACTCAGTTCAGTGTCATAAAAGTCCCTATCCAGGAATTTCTCTGAGCCACTTAAGTGGAGTCTGCCAGAAGATAGAGTAAAAGAGTAGGAAGATTGCACTGGGAATGTaggttagcggtagagtgcttgcctagcatgcatgaagccctgggttcaattcctcagcaccacataaacagaaaaggccagaagtggcactgtggtagagtggtagagtactagccttgagcaaaaagaagccagagatagctctcaggccctgagttcaagccccaggactggcaaaaaaaaaaaaaaaatgtaggaagaCTAATGTTTGGACTTGGCTCCGAGTCTCAAGGTTCAGGTTTTTATTACCACTATCTCTTACAAGTCATGGAAAGCTCTTCACCTCCCCCTTTGTATGGGATTCCTAACTGTTTCCCTAAAGTATTTGCTGTGGGCTCGCTGGCCATAGGATTTGAGACCGAGTAGAACTGGAGTAGTTGCCAGAATGGGATGGCAAAGTTGTAATATCTGCTGCCTTTGAGAAGAGCTAGGAGCCACTGATggacaaaagaaggaagaagaattaAGCTGTGTTTCATGCTAAGTGTGTAGAGTTTAGCTGATCTtgccagacacacacaaaaaggtagGAGGTGGTGGATTTGTTCATTTGCTTGACTCTAGTGCCCTGCTTATTATTGATTCTTATCCTATAACATTGTGTTGTACACCTTAAATGTGCTCAGCAaagttaaaaattatctttaagaggctcaggatgggcacaaaaattatcattaaaagataatttttaaaggtgGTAATGAAACatccctccctttccccaccGCCCCCAAAAAAGATTATATTAACCATGGCAACTGGAGAGATTCTGGTACTGCCACCAATGGAGGAAAAGTTTAAAGCGCAGATTAGAAGGCCATACCTGGTTTGGGTTCTCCTAATCTCTTTTCCCTGCCTGTAAATTGTGAACCATAATCAATAGCTATCCAAGCCAAAGAGATCATATGGAGACTATCATAAAATAAAAGTCCTCCAAAACAGTTGTCATTATGACAACATGTAGTGTCAGCATAGAGTAGTTTACTGTCTTagcagatgggagggaaggagagagggaggctgtGGAACAGGAGAGCATTCCAAGAAGTGATGGTATTTAACCCGGGACAAAACCTTGAGACATAGATTGCTTCAAGCAGTGAGATAGAAATGTTAATATTTGAATTGTCTGCACTCTTTCTCCAGCTTCTTGTGGGTTGTAAATTCCCTGGAAGGGACCTTACCCAGAGATGAACAGTGAGAGCCCTACAAAACCCTTGATTGGGTACTGGCAGTTCTTCAGCAATGACCCATAGCCACTTAGACAAATGAGGTTCTTTCCAACCCGTTACTCCCTCTGTATTTGTtgcaagaaggaaggagaaaataagaaatgaatttaAGATTAGCCAAGACTTGcaagaggaaaagacaaaaacacaaagaaatctcTCCTATTATTTCCAACCTTGGAAGACCCTTCCCCATTCCTTGAGTATGTTTATATAACTTAGATTTTTATACATTAAATGCAAGCAGAAGGCTGTCCAAAGCCCACAGGGAAGCTCTCAGCACCACTTTACTGCTATTTAATGACAACACTTGGGTGTTAGTCCCAATGCATACTTGAGTAGCACTCGATAATCATTTATCAAGCACCAACTCTTTACCAGGCATTGTGCTAAATACTAAGGAGTTAAACAAGAATAAATAGAGAGAGGAGACATGTAAACAATTAATCTCAATGCAGATTGGCTGAAATTTGTATTTATGCCATGGAAACAGAGAAAAGGCAGAGCTTAACTCTGCTCAGTTGGATGTGGGTTGCAAGGCTGGCATGGAAGACAGAGAAAGCTTCACCCTTAAAAGGGAAGGGTAAAGCTGAGCCTCAATAAATGAACAGGAGTTTTCCATGTAGAGACAGAAAGAAGCAAGGTTGGAAgtaaactcaaaaaactaaatgggAAGGAGCAGACGACAGAGAACAGCCTGTGCCAAGTCAAAGAAGTTGAGTAGATACATGAAAGTAGAGGCCACAGAAATTATAGTCTTATAGTTATTAAATACTACTGGCTGATGAAAACAGCAAATTCGTGGAGCtctgccactgtgtgtgtgtgtgtgtgtgtgtgtgtgtgtgtgtgtgtacgtgtactgTGTCCATATATGAAGCATCTTTACATAGAGTCCCTGCCCTTTGGGAGCCTGGCATTAACTTAAGATTATGTCAATTAGGCAAAATGTGGTCCTTTCCAAACAAAGACTATCCTACCAAATCATTCTCTGTAGAAAGATGTGGTTAGAATACTCCCCCCACTCCCAGTAGAAagctgaagaggaaaaaaaatctggcaaaCAATGCCACCCTTAACCCTCAAACCATCCCTATTCCTTGTAACTACCTGACTCAAACCCTGACTCACCTCCATTCTCAGAATCAACTGAGTCAATTAAAAGTACAATGAAATCCACGAGGGCACCAAGACAGCTGAGCAAACATTAGCAAATGAGTAGATTAAATAAAGTATTTATGTTATGTGTAAGCAATGGAGCAGATGAAATGGGTGGTGCTAGGAAGAGTGAGTCAGTGGATAGAGGGGAACTCTTGCTATCAATTAGTTAGCAGTATCTCCTGTTAATGTTAGAATGAAAGGAACTTGGTTAGCATGAAACGTAGCCAAGATTTGCAGCCCAAAGCAGCTTGAAACTCTAGACACATATTTGGTAGGTAAGAAATGATTAATTTCGACTAGTGGTGTCATTAGCTTACATAGCATCTAATTAGCTAAAGAACTATCAAGAAACTCCAATGCTAGGGGATCCTGCTCAAGGACTAGCTTCCAATCATTAAGCATTCCTTTTGTGACTGATGTCATGATAGGCATTTTACACAGGGTTTTGTTTAATCCTACAACAAAACTGAAAGATAGTAATCTCCAATTTTGAAATGAGAAAGCAGACTCAGTAGTTTGAGAGAGGTGGAGACAGGATTTCAATGCAGAATTGTCTGATTCTAAATCTTCTGTTTTGTCCACTTTTGAAGACCCTGTAAACCTGCAGGGGTTGATATAAGAATCAATGCAATCTCCTGAGTAAACTAAaagagtaatttttaaatttttccatgaTGGgctggctgtagctcagtggtagagtggttgagtAACATATTGTTAATgtttctgggtttgatctccagtactaGGGTTGAGGGGGGGCCATTGCATGGAACATCCTTGATGTAAACATTGTAGAAAGTCCTAGAAAATAGGGCTGCCCAATCTATGATTCAATCCTTCCTGAGAAGGAGCAGATTCAATCTGTAAAATCTTGATATGAGTAGACATTTGGTAAACTATCTTGTTCCCAAACACTTGTGCTTCTTGGGGTTGAGTTACATTTCCTAGTGGACAGCAAGCTTGCTTCTGTGACTTGCTTGCATCAGCTAAAGGAACGAGGAGTGTAAGCCAAGCCCTCAGGCAATGTGCTGTGCCATGGTTTTCTTTCCTGTATCCTTGGGACCAACAATGTTTAGTATAGAACCTTCTCTGCCAGCCTCAGTCCCAGAGTGAAAACAATGTGCAAAAAAAGCTATGGCTGAACCCAGTGTGAATGAGAAAAACAACCATTGCTGATTGGGTTACTGAGATCTGGGGGTTGTTACCATAATGGAAGAGAGCCTATGCTGATTAGTGCAGTCATTTACTGCATCTTTATCTCTGATGATCCAGTTTTCTGAGATTGATGAGGAAGTATGGAAGTTACATGGACTAGGATGCTTAAATCAGTGTAGGATGACAAAAGGCATTAAATACAGGATAGTCTTCATCTGTGGGCTTAGATAAGCCTTTAGAAGCCACGTTATGGCCAAGAACCTGGGGAAGTCATGAAGAGAGTTAAGATGCCATCCCTGCTTTTAAAACAAAGGTCATGCCCATTCATTTCCTAACCTAGCACCCAACACTGTGCCTAGCATCCACTGAGTAACTTTAGTACTTTTTTCAAGTTAGTGCTGTAGAATTATCTAGAACTGTAACTAACATCTCCCCACACTCCACAATGTGGGTTTGCTCACTTCAGTTAAGAAATTACTATTAGcaaatttttatgtgtatgttaTGCCCCAGTTGTTTGAAATGTTATGTAAGTGAAGACTTTCTGAAACATCAGGATCTGCAGAGCCTGGAGCAGAGTACGTATTGAGTAAAGACACAAAAACCTCCCTGAGGAAATTGTTAAGTGTGAAAAACACTGAAGAGTCCAAAGAACTTGGCAAAGCTAGCTTGAAGTACATGTGAATCTGCTTTTAATGGGACCAGAGGAAGAGAACATGTAGTGTAGGCAAAAATCAACACACATAGGTGCAGGATTCTAAGGCTTAACATATTCTAAGTATCTCCAAAGAACACAAAGGACTAGTTTTTAGAACTTCTTCTTGGTAGGCTGAGTGTAgatcggtggtagagtgcttatctagaaTATGTGAAGAGGTAGGTTCAATCTTTAGCACCAGAAAAAATCCATAGAATATCTGATTTAATCATTGAACAGAACCCTCTAATTAAGACTGT
Encoded here:
- the LOC125355661 gene encoding small ubiquitin-related modifier 1-like, giving the protein MSDQEAKPSTEDLGDKKEGEYIKLKVIGQDSSEIHFKVKMTTHLKKLKESYCQRQGVPMNSLRILFEGQRIAVNHTPKELEMEEEDVIEVYQEQTGSFNSLDILFIFFFFCQLLQGFEQRKLTFALLRVYKKTMEAIGSIVQLQDDGLDQNGSNEQEK